In Bacteroidota bacterium, one DNA window encodes the following:
- a CDS encoding acyl-CoA thioesterase, producing the protein MKKLLNMKICMGKDIGIHGNMFGGILMAWIDEAAAAFATEYCSTPNMVTLRVGELLFKKPLKAGSHVRIYGEVSRLGTTSITLQIEVNRYNLYSGEETSVCSTSMVFVRIDDEGNPTPIGESVRRRHEELGTATLTTE; encoded by the coding sequence ATGAAGAAGTTACTCAACATGAAGATCTGTATGGGCAAGGACATCGGCATTCATGGCAACATGTTTGGCGGCATCCTCATGGCCTGGATCGACGAGGCCGCTGCAGCATTCGCTACTGAATACTGTTCCACTCCGAACATGGTGACGCTGCGCGTCGGTGAACTCCTGTTCAAGAAACCGCTCAAAGCCGGTTCGCACGTGCGTATTTACGGCGAGGTCTCGCGTCTCGGGACGACATCGATCACACTACAGATCGAAGTGAACCGCTATAATCTCTATAGCGGCGAGGAGACTTCCGTATGCAGCACGTCGATGGTATTCGTGCGAATTGACGATGAGGGTAACCCAACCCCCATTGGGGAAAGTGTTAGACGGAGGCATGAGGAGTTGGGTACCGCGACATTAACTACCGAATAG
- a CDS encoding tyrosine-type recombinase/integrase has translation MASRYSTTFAGWLEQFLDHIAHERGASELTLGTYRADLEEFSRIVENEELELSGTHADLQVIRAYLAVLAEQESRTGKPIARASISRKLSTLRSMIRFLVNRGIFEFNAARLVKTPKGERRLPTVVSERAADAALGAPDLSTPEGNRDAAILELLYSSGLRRAELAGIDIADIDLKKRTVRVMGKGHKVRIVPVGTKAAAAIERYLGHRNEFGDTRDPSALFLLADGRRLSPGMVYHIVRKYFKGNELSRSHPHMLRHSCATHLLDHGAEIRAVQEVLGHASLRTTQRYTHLTVDRLKSAYDSAHPRSGK, from the coding sequence ATGGCATCTCGCTATTCCACCACATTTGCCGGCTGGCTAGAGCAGTTTCTCGATCATATCGCACATGAACGAGGGGCCAGCGAACTGACCCTTGGCACGTATCGCGCCGACCTTGAAGAATTTTCCCGGATCGTAGAGAACGAAGAGCTCGAACTCTCGGGCACGCATGCTGACCTGCAGGTTATCCGAGCCTACCTGGCGGTGCTCGCCGAACAGGAGTCGCGAACGGGCAAACCGATCGCCCGCGCATCGATCTCACGCAAGCTCTCGACGCTTCGTTCGATGATCCGCTTTCTCGTTAATCGAGGCATCTTCGAATTCAATGCTGCCCGCCTGGTCAAAACACCGAAGGGCGAACGTAGGCTGCCGACGGTGGTCAGCGAACGTGCTGCCGATGCGGCGCTCGGTGCACCGGATCTTTCCACACCGGAAGGAAATCGCGATGCCGCGATCCTCGAACTTCTCTATTCCAGCGGTCTGCGGCGTGCGGAGCTTGCTGGCATAGATATTGCTGATATCGATCTCAAGAAGAGAACCGTGAGGGTCATGGGAAAAGGCCACAAAGTTCGGATCGTCCCGGTCGGCACCAAGGCCGCCGCCGCGATCGAACGATATCTCGGACACAGAAACGAGTTCGGCGACACACGCGACCCATCTGCCTTGTTTCTGCTTGCCGACGGTCGTCGGCTCTCGCCAGGGATGGTATATCACATCGTACGCAAGTATTTCAAGGGCAACGAGCTTTCGCGCTCGCATCCGCACATGCTCCGTCACTCCTGCGCCACACATTTGCTCGATCACGGCGCCGAGATCCGCGCCGTACAGGAAGTGCTCGGCCACGCCTCGCTCCGCACGACGCAGCGATATACCCATCTCACTGTCGATCGGCTGAAGAGCGCATACGATAGTGCTCATCCGAGAAGTGGCAAGTGA
- a CDS encoding T9SS type A sorting domain-containing protein, with protein sequence MNIRGLLIAGACIALSAASAFAQYSIQSSVIGSGGGPASNSTYSMNGTIGQPVIGLVSGSQYAVGQGFWHSMNLTSDVTPIAGPDGYDLEQNFPNPFNPSTTIRFSIAEPQKVTLKIMNLLGEEVARPINAESMGAGKYEYVFQAENIPSGTYIYRLEAGNFVKTRKMVLTK encoded by the coding sequence ATGAACATTCGAGGATTACTGATCGCAGGAGCCTGTATTGCGTTGAGCGCCGCAAGCGCTTTCGCGCAATACTCGATCCAGTCGAGCGTGATCGGTTCGGGCGGTGGCCCTGCATCGAACAGTACCTATTCTATGAATGGGACTATCGGTCAGCCGGTCATCGGTCTGGTCTCGGGTTCGCAATACGCTGTTGGCCAAGGTTTCTGGCATTCCATGAACCTCACCAGCGATGTGACTCCGATTGCAGGCCCGGATGGTTACGATCTCGAGCAGAACTTCCCGAACCCATTCAACCCGTCAACGACGATCCGCTTCTCGATCGCTGAGCCTCAGAAAGTGACGCTCAAGATCATGAACCTCCTTGGTGAGGAAGTAGCGCGACCGATCAATGCCGAGTCGATGGGCGCTGGAAAGTACGAATACGTATTCCAAGCGGAGAACATTCCGTCGGGGACCTATATCTACCGTCTTGAAGCTGGAAACTTCGTCAAGACGCGCAAGATGGTTCTCACGAAATAA
- a CDS encoding DUF3109 family protein → MLQLPIYPDNAILAVDTDIATTEFACDLNVCKGACCTMPGGLGAPILEQEIEIVESVFPLVKHRLPDVALETIAEKGLWQRNIDGTFTITTVGHNECVFVHWTGDIAQCAIQTAYFNGEVKDYPKPISCHLFPIRIYPEQEEGEYYMCYVEEAECEGGRKQGAATHTNLLDYLKTPLVRALGDERYEALKKRLQNT, encoded by the coding sequence TTGCTTCAACTTCCGATCTATCCTGACAACGCGATCCTCGCCGTCGATACCGATATTGCAACGACGGAGTTCGCCTGCGACCTCAACGTCTGCAAAGGCGCCTGTTGCACCATGCCCGGCGGACTCGGCGCGCCGATCCTTGAGCAGGAGATCGAGATCGTCGAGAGCGTCTTTCCGCTTGTGAAGCACCGCCTGCCCGATGTTGCATTAGAGACGATCGCCGAGAAGGGACTCTGGCAACGAAACATCGACGGCACGTTCACCATCACGACCGTCGGGCACAACGAGTGCGTCTTCGTTCACTGGACCGGCGACATCGCCCAGTGTGCCATCCAGACGGCATACTTCAACGGCGAAGTGAAGGATTATCCGAAGCCGATCTCCTGCCACTTGTTTCCCATCCGAATCTATCCCGAGCAAGAGGAGGGCGAGTATTACATGTGCTACGTTGAAGAAGCAGAATGTGAAGGCGGCCGCAAGCAAGGAGCCGCAACGCATACGAATTTGCTCGATTACCTAAAGACACCACTCGTGCGGGCCTTGGGGGATGAACGGTACGAGGCGTTGAAAAAGCGGTTGCAAAATACGTAG
- a CDS encoding T9SS type A sorting domain-containing protein has protein sequence MLALTFLNGTPIARAQLLWHVTHTDSWVSPSGHLDSLVCFTSVSCKGNICTAAAIVTTDPNQYVDKRLTMFRSEDGGASWKEQSFDIQYPMWLTNFGFTKVQQVDPLCAVGIADNGFVVKTTDGGQSWKLMPFPVQHQLADIDFSDSLTGIVVGIELDSEIFTTTDGGNTWTDRTKPGYYNLCSCRSFGHGEFRFFRYGRGQIYTTYDNFQTVDSTALIFDSVSDPKYYNDLVNCTFTAGDTILAYGRHWPSDTVDPSGGYGMIMRSTDGGKSWEQPFVFPTIKINDVTMTTDLDRDTIYAGGFSNHNLLVSTDRGASWRCDTIVIDTSYTPFSCWGLTMTGDEHLVASFSPVTNHSFSILARSSSVLSHVDVVEKIQYYTYVYPNPADRMVHISSIDRSNPYHVFDILGREVAQGVLSAEGTADLDVSQMPAGVYEVLLQYYELECCAGKIIVR, from the coding sequence GTGTTGGCACTGACTTTCTTGAATGGTACACCAATTGCCAGAGCGCAACTCCTATGGCATGTTACGCATACTGATTCGTGGGTTTCCCCGAGCGGTCATCTCGACTCGCTTGTGTGCTTTACCTCGGTTTCCTGCAAAGGAAATATTTGTACGGCAGCGGCCATTGTGACGACGGACCCGAACCAGTATGTAGACAAACGGCTGACAATGTTCCGAAGCGAGGATGGGGGCGCGTCGTGGAAAGAACAGTCGTTCGACATCCAATATCCTATGTGGCTCACAAATTTTGGGTTCACAAAGGTCCAGCAAGTCGACCCCCTCTGTGCCGTCGGCATTGCCGACAATGGGTTCGTGGTGAAAACAACCGACGGCGGGCAAAGTTGGAAGCTGATGCCGTTCCCGGTGCAGCATCAGCTTGCCGATATTGACTTTTCCGATTCATTGACCGGGATTGTCGTTGGGATAGAGCTCGACAGCGAGATCTTTACGACCACTGATGGCGGAAACACATGGACCGATCGAACCAAGCCCGGATATTACAATTTGTGCTCCTGCCGATCGTTTGGTCATGGTGAATTCCGTTTTTTCCGGTATGGCAGAGGGCAAATATACACGACCTACGACAATTTTCAAACGGTCGATTCGACGGCATTAATATTCGATTCGGTATCGGACCCTAAATACTATAACGACCTTGTGAATTGTACCTTTACCGCGGGTGACACTATCTTGGCCTATGGGAGGCATTGGCCGAGCGATACCGTCGATCCGAGCGGAGGATACGGAATGATCATGCGTTCGACTGATGGTGGAAAGAGTTGGGAACAACCATTCGTCTTTCCAACGATCAAGATAAACGATGTTACGATGACAACGGACCTCGACCGCGACACGATATACGCCGGCGGGTTTAGTAATCATAATCTGCTCGTGAGTACCGATCGAGGAGCGTCCTGGCGATGCGATACGATCGTCATCGATACGAGCTACACACCCTTCTCATGTTGGGGGTTGACAATGACAGGTGACGAACATCTCGTGGCCAGTTTTAGTCCTGTTACGAATCACAGCTTCTCGATCTTGGCGCGAAGCAGTTCTGTATTATCGCACGTTGATGTTGTTGAAAAGATTCAATACTATACTTATGTCTATCCGAATCCGGCGGACCGGATGGTGCATATCTCATCGATCGATCGCTCAAACCCCTATCATGTATTCGACATTCTTGGCCGAGAAGTTGCCCAGGGAGTGCTTTCGGCTGAAGGCACCGCAGATCTAGATGTAAGTCAAATGCCGGCTGGAGTATACGAGGTACTGCTTCAGTACTACGAGCTCGAATGTTGCGCTGGGAAAATCATTGTCCGATAG
- the raiA gene encoding ribosome-associated translation inhibitor RaiA, with translation MKIQISNRHETAHPQIKTMIEQELESLATRYDIILGADVILDHEGKNGATTMSAEINLKIKGQLLTASEKSEKIEKSIDLAVRSLEKQLKRHKETHYSSQDRSFTPKV, from the coding sequence ATGAAGATCCAAATATCGAACAGACACGAGACCGCTCATCCGCAGATCAAGACGATGATCGAACAAGAGCTCGAGAGCCTTGCAACCCGCTATGACATCATCCTCGGTGCCGATGTCATACTGGACCACGAGGGCAAAAACGGAGCAACGACAATGTCCGCAGAAATCAATCTGAAAATCAAGGGCCAGTTACTCACCGCATCGGAGAAATCGGAGAAAATAGAAAAATCGATCGATCTCGCCGTGCGCTCGCTCGAAAAGCAGCTCAAGCGTCACAAAGAAACACATTATTCCAGTCAGGACCGAAGCTTTACGCCGAAAGTGTGA